The Acetivibrio cellulolyticus CD2 genome has a segment encoding these proteins:
- a CDS encoding endonuclease Q family protein, whose translation MNTYYVDLHAHIGRSSKGKEIKKATANNLTFENIVYESYRKGIDIIGVVDCINPYVLEDIDDLIYRAELVEKDEGGMAYRGKQTIILGAEIETHEKHGCSAHSLCFFSTLKQIKEFSNEMSEHVKNLRVSSLMSRLTGQDLFNIVDQLEGIYIPAHAFTPHKGFYGNCCDSLHDIFNAQSFEKMPAIELGISADSMMASQLSELDGKSFISNSDAHSLSKIGREYNIFEMENSTFEELIKALRSKNGRRVKANYGLDPKLGKYHRSYCQTCDVVIEGKPPVIKCPISDKHQVVIGVKDRLEMIKDRYNPKMDGRAMYNYQIPLEFIPKVGPKTIDKLVNHFGSEMKVLHDASYDDLSKVVNDEIAKNIVLGREGKLGIEVGGGGIYGRIER comes from the coding sequence ATGAACACATACTACGTTGATCTACATGCCCATATTGGACGATCTTCAAAAGGTAAAGAAATAAAAAAGGCTACAGCAAATAATTTAACTTTTGAGAATATTGTATATGAATCATATAGAAAGGGTATAGACATTATAGGAGTCGTTGACTGCATAAATCCCTACGTTTTAGAGGATATTGATGACTTGATTTATAGAGCTGAACTAGTTGAAAAGGATGAGGGGGGCATGGCGTACAGAGGAAAACAGACCATTATACTAGGCGCTGAGATTGAAACGCATGAGAAACATGGTTGTAGCGCACACTCTTTATGTTTTTTTTCGACATTAAAGCAAATAAAGGAATTTTCAAATGAGATGAGCGAGCATGTAAAAAATTTAAGGGTTTCTAGTTTAATGAGTAGGTTAACTGGACAGGATCTATTCAACATTGTAGACCAACTAGAAGGTATATATATCCCGGCACATGCTTTTACACCACATAAGGGCTTCTATGGCAACTGTTGTGATTCGTTGCATGATATATTCAATGCTCAATCTTTCGAAAAAATGCCGGCTATAGAACTTGGGATTAGTGCAGATTCTATGATGGCAAGCCAGCTAAGTGAATTAGATGGAAAATCATTTATAAGTAATTCTGATGCCCACTCCTTGTCGAAGATTGGAAGGGAATATAATATATTTGAAATGGAAAACTCAACATTTGAGGAGCTTATTAAAGCTTTAAGGAGTAAAAACGGAAGAAGAGTAAAAGCAAATTACGGACTAGACCCTAAGCTGGGGAAATATCATAGGTCATACTGTCAAACTTGTGATGTAGTTATTGAGGGTAAGCCTCCTGTGATTAAATGTCCTATTTCAGATAAGCATCAAGTAGTAATAGGAGTGAAAGACCGACTCGAAATGATAAAGGATCGTTATAATCCTAAAATGGATGGTAGAGCGATGTATAACTATCAGATACCATTAGAGTTTATACCTAAGGTCGGACCAAAGACTATTGACAAGCTAGTGAACCATTTCGGAAGTGAAATGAAAGTGCTTCACGATGCAAGTTATGATGATCTTTCAAAAGTAGTGAATGATGAGATAGCAAAAAATATTGTACTTGGAAGAGAGGGTAAACTTGGTATTGAAGTTGGGGGCGGAGGAATTTACGGAAGGATAGAACGTTGA